A region from the Silene latifolia isolate original U9 population chromosome 7, ASM4854445v1, whole genome shotgun sequence genome encodes:
- the LOC141589935 gene encoding uncharacterized protein LOC141589935 — translation MGSLGFWNVRGMNNQNKQQDIRWFIHQNNLGLFGLLVTKIKGSKWHNVRTNICSDWSLCTNNSCHPGGRVWLLWDPTLYQVDVLNITKQCIHSKVYDKLKKNYFGLTLVYGFNKLQERVSLWESIKLYSLNVDGPWLVYGDFNSITSVDERIGGAVVTWAEIAPLRDMMNVCNLHELKVTGLFYTWNNKHENDTKVYITLDRVIVNDEWLISYLDSVAQFIPEGLFDHCPCVIALNETHLKQLDKEQFKDIENLTHVTELSLKFFQDQLTSDPMNADLCKAERECAQKLVNLTKAINSFLAQRAKENWVKNGDKNTAFFHASIKRRRAQNRVYQIKDKEGTLCTTPQGIKKAFEEYYLGLLGSSREVTPVHKGVVHS, via the exons ATGGGTAGCTTGGGATTCTGGAATGTGCGTGGTATGAATAACCAAAATAAACAGCAAGATATTAGATGGTTTATCCATCAGAATAATTTAGGGTTATTTGGTTTACTAGTAACAAAAATAAAGGGGAGTAAGTGGCATAATGTTAGGACTAATATTTGTAGTGATTGGTCTCTTTGCACCAATAATAGTTGTCATCCTGGAGGGCGAGTGTGGTTGTTATGGGATCCTACTCTGTATCAGGTGGATGTCCTCAATATTACTAAGCAGTGCATACACTCTAAAGTGTATGATAAATTGAAGAAAAATTATTTCGGGTTGACCTTAGTGTATGGTTTTAATAAGTTACAGGAAAGGGTAAGTCTCTGGGAGAGCATTAAGCTGTATAGTCTGAATGTTGATGGCCCTTGGTTAGTTTATGGGGATTTTAACAGTATAACTTCTGTGGATGAAAGAATTGGAGGTGCTGTTGTCACTTGGGCTGAGATTGCaccattgagagatatgatgaatGTGTGTAATTTGCATGAGCTTAAGGTAACTGGTTTATTCTACACCTGGAATAACAAACATGAAAATGATACTAAAGTCTATATTACATTGGATAGGGTAATTGTTAATGATGAATGGCTCATTTCCTATCTTGATTCAGTGGCTCAATTTATCCCAGAAGGTCTTTTTGACCATTGCCCGTGTGTCATTGCTCTGAATGAGACTCAT TTAAAGCAATTGGATAAGGAGCAGTTCAAAGACATTGAGAACCTCACTCATGTTACTGAGCTATCCCTCAAGTTTTTCCAGGATCAGCTAACAAGTGATCCTATGAATGCCGACCTCTGTAAAGCTGAAAGAGAGTGTGCTCAGAAACTTGTTAACTTAACTAAGGCCATAAATTCTTTCCTGGCTCAAAGAGCAAAAGAAAATTGGGTGAAGAATGGAGATAAAAATACTGCATTTTTCCATGCTAGTATTAAGAGAAGAAGGGCTCAAAATAGGGTGTATCAAATTAAGGATAAAGAGGGGACCTTGTGTACAACACCTCAAGGAATTAAAAAAGCATTTGAGGAGTATTATCTTGGGTTGTTAGGTTCTTCACGGGAGGTGACTCCAGTTCACAAGGGAGTAGTTCATTCTTAG